A window of the Parabacteroides merdae ATCC 43184 genome harbors these coding sequences:
- the murQ gene encoding N-acetylmuramic acid 6-phosphate etherase, which produces MSFIKITEQNSLYNDLERKSVRDLLEDINTEDQKVALAVRETIPKIEELVLQIVPRMKQGGRIFYLGAGTSGRLGVLDASEIPPTFGMPSTLIVGLIAGGDTALRNPVENAEDDEERGWQELLEHRVNTKDTVIGIAASGTTPYVIGALRKAREQGILTASISSNPDSPMAMEADIAIEMIVGPEFVTGSSRMKSGTGQKMILNMISTSVMIRLGRVKGNRMVNMQLTNQKLIDRGTRMVAEELNLPYNQSRHLLLMYGSVQEAVEAYRKA; this is translated from the coding sequence ATGTCATTCATTAAGATAACGGAACAGAATTCTCTCTATAACGACCTGGAACGGAAGTCCGTCCGGGACTTGCTTGAAGATATCAATACGGAAGATCAGAAAGTGGCGTTGGCTGTCCGAGAGACAATCCCCAAAATAGAAGAATTGGTTTTGCAGATCGTTCCCCGCATGAAGCAGGGCGGACGGATCTTTTATCTGGGAGCCGGAACCAGCGGGCGGTTGGGAGTTTTGGATGCTTCCGAAATCCCCCCGACGTTTGGGATGCCTTCCACACTGATTGTCGGCTTGATAGCTGGTGGCGATACTGCCCTCCGGAATCCTGTGGAGAATGCTGAAGACGATGAGGAACGCGGCTGGCAGGAATTGTTGGAGCACCGGGTTAATACGAAGGATACCGTGATCGGCATTGCTGCTTCCGGGACGACTCCCTATGTGATCGGTGCCCTTCGCAAAGCACGTGAACAGGGCATCCTGACTGCCTCCATTTCCAGCAATCCAGATTCACCGATGGCGATGGAGGCCGATATCGCAATCGAAATGATTGTCGGGCCGGAGTTTGTCACTGGCAGTTCCCGTATGAAATCCGGCACGGGGCAGAAAATGATCCTGAACATGATCTCCACCTCCGTTATGATCCGATTGGGTAGGGTTAAAGGAAACCGGATGGTCAATATGCAGCTCACCAATCAGAAACTTATAGACCGTGGAACCCGCATGGTTGCCGAGGAATTGAATCTTCCCTATAACCAATCCCGCCATCTGCTGTTGATGTACGGCTCCGTTCAGGAAGCTGTCGAGGCTTACCGCAAAGCTTAA
- a CDS encoding BFO_2992 family lipoprotein, producing MRKTVLYGVLAFCLVVLNSCLGDPATQLTMANQAGVVVTGYGPGKAIYTKGDVVVSSEDFQNANVENGECILFDYSIDYGVANNMGAGTDTSYTEAIIYENTISEVNRWNFYNTLTDTSIVAKDELLLSSLQARSAYIRGNLFLFTEISNHPANQVDSFSLSYNSDKLLGDDNIYSLYLRTIRIKADTTRGEAMIIPCAFNIEDLVKKAEKNHSDELKFRINYAYSFGKDSASINWKSSDVFTIDLTGKGK from the coding sequence ATGAGAAAAACAGTATTATATGGCGTTTTGGCCTTTTGTTTGGTTGTGTTGAATTCTTGTTTGGGAGACCCGGCCACCCAATTGACGATGGCAAACCAGGCAGGGGTAGTGGTGACCGGTTACGGACCTGGTAAGGCTATTTATACCAAGGGGGACGTAGTGGTCTCTTCGGAAGACTTCCAGAATGCCAATGTGGAAAACGGAGAATGTATTTTGTTTGATTATTCCATCGATTACGGGGTCGCAAACAATATGGGGGCAGGGACGGATACCAGTTATACCGAGGCTATTATTTATGAAAATACGATCTCGGAGGTTAATCGTTGGAACTTCTATAATACGTTGACCGATACCTCTATTGTTGCAAAGGACGAACTGTTGCTTTCTTCCCTCCAGGCGCGTTCCGCTTATATCAGAGGCAATTTGTTCCTGTTCACGGAGATAAGCAATCACCCGGCAAACCAAGTGGACAGTTTCTCTTTGTCCTATAATTCGGATAAATTGTTGGGAGACGATAATATTTATAGCCTCTACCTCCGCACGATCAGAATCAAGGCGGACACGACAAGAGGCGAGGCGATGATTATTCCTTGTGCGTTCAATATCGAAGATCTGGTGAAAAAGGCGGAAAAGAATCATTCGGATGAACTGAAGTTCCGGATTAACTATGCATATTCGTTCGGGAAGGATTCTGCATCGATAAACTGGAAAAGTTCCGACGTGTTTACAATAGACTTGACAGGAAAAGGCAAATAA